A single genomic interval of Thermovibrio guaymasensis harbors:
- a CDS encoding methyl-accepting chemotaxis protein, which produces MKIKTKLAISLVVEVLIIFLLTEFAYHKIEEFRHLNNLVSTVAEVEQDLLKAESLIMEGKEEKAIKELEKDIEELNKFSQPEATKVYTSVVSIISQISSGKDPESIINLIESKAKELQQIEEKLKEENCELIQFTGDVVRIIPLFSLIIIGLGAISTYRAIVMPINEMTRTMKEIEKGDLTKALRIARDDELGTLAKEFNNFLDWIKNTFKELEKLSAKVSNEASMLVVELFNTDLKNQDIKEKFKELSISSEVLANSISDVNKLINSSSEEVREVNEETEKGEKIVENSVSDVQKLADEVISLKDKVNELQQSSVKIQNVVETIKSIADQTNLLALNAAIEAARAGEAGRGFAVVAEEVRKLASRTVVSAEEIGKIVNTIISLIESFSKELEGRANEAFTVKQEMAKTRDVLINIKKKVNSLSEATQTVLFSLKQQLNALDMVRDNIAAINEEISGFQKIFGKLQDRIIKTRSSIKTAHENTSSFNIGILSSVIKGIELFSDWLSRLPNAPDNPLLVDYDQSALKEWFDKDATVLKNKGLADLINELEESVESAFRKAKEIVKSLKEGKTDDSLFEELEAEALKVIELFEKLTERVEEND; this is translated from the coding sequence ATGAAGATAAAGACGAAGCTCGCAATTTCCCTCGTAGTAGAAGTTCTAATAATCTTTTTACTGACGGAGTTCGCTTACCACAAAATAGAGGAGTTCAGACACCTAAACAACCTGGTTAGCACAGTAGCTGAAGTTGAACAGGATTTGTTGAAGGCCGAATCGCTAATTATGGAAGGTAAAGAGGAAAAAGCTATAAAGGAACTAGAGAAGGACATTGAAGAACTTAACAAGTTCTCTCAGCCTGAAGCCACTAAGGTTTATACATCGGTAGTCTCAATAATATCTCAAATCAGCTCAGGAAAAGATCCTGAGTCAATTATTAATTTAATTGAAAGTAAAGCTAAAGAGCTCCAGCAGATTGAAGAAAAACTGAAGGAAGAAAACTGTGAACTTATCCAATTCACAGGGGACGTTGTAAGAATTATTCCTCTCTTCAGTTTAATTATCATCGGTCTAGGAGCTATAAGTACCTACAGGGCTATAGTAATGCCTATAAACGAAATGACAAGAACAATGAAAGAAATTGAAAAAGGAGACCTTACAAAAGCCCTCAGGATCGCTAGGGATGACGAACTAGGAACCCTTGCTAAAGAGTTCAACAACTTTTTAGACTGGATTAAAAATACCTTTAAGGAACTTGAAAAGCTTTCTGCAAAAGTCTCAAACGAAGCAAGTATGCTGGTTGTAGAACTCTTCAACACAGACCTTAAGAACCAGGACATCAAAGAAAAGTTCAAGGAACTTTCTATATCCTCTGAAGTCCTTGCAAACTCTATATCTGATGTGAATAAACTCATAAACTCCTCATCTGAAGAAGTCCGCGAGGTTAACGAAGAAACTGAGAAAGGAGAAAAAATCGTTGAGAACTCCGTCTCCGACGTTCAGAAGCTGGCAGATGAGGTAATTAGCCTTAAGGATAAGGTTAACGAACTCCAGCAGAGCTCAGTAAAAATTCAAAACGTAGTTGAAACGATAAAGAGCATCGCCGATCAAACGAACCTACTTGCCCTCAACGCTGCAATTGAGGCTGCAAGGGCAGGTGAAGCCGGAAGGGGTTTTGCAGTCGTTGCTGAAGAAGTTAGAAAGCTAGCTTCCAGAACCGTAGTTTCAGCTGAGGAAATTGGGAAAATCGTCAATACAATCATCTCTCTTATTGAAAGCTTCTCAAAAGAGCTTGAAGGAAGGGCTAACGAGGCATTTACTGTTAAGCAGGAAATGGCCAAAACTAGAGACGTTTTGATAAACATTAAGAAGAAGGTAAATTCCCTCTCCGAAGCCACCCAAACTGTTCTGTTCTCATTGAAACAACAGCTTAACGCCCTTGACATGGTTAGGGACAACATAGCAGCTATAAATGAGGAAATTTCAGGCTTCCAGAAAATCTTCGGAAAGCTTCAGGATAGGATCATAAAAACTCGCTCCTCAATTAAAACTGCCCACGAAAACACATCTTCATTTAACATAGGAATACTTTCATCTGTAATTAAAGGAATTGAACTGTTCTCTGACTGGCTCTCAAGGCTTCCAAACGCCCCTGATAACCCGCTACTGGTCGATTACGACCAGTCAGCCCTAAAAGAGTGGTTTGATAAAGACGCTACTGTGTTGAAGAATAAAGGACTAGCTGACCTAATTAATGAACTTGAAGAAAGTGTTGAATCTGCATTTAGGAAGGCAAAGGAGATAGTTAAGTCACTAAAGGAAGGTAAAACAGACGATTCCCTATTTGAAGAACTTGAAGCAGAAGCATTAAAAGTTATAGAACTTTTTGAAAAACTTACAGAAAGAGTTGAGGAAAATGACTAG
- a CDS encoding class I SAM-dependent RNA methyltransferase, which yields MKQRGKQFKLRIEKLVYGGKGLGRLNGKAVFVPQVAPGDLIVAEETVQKSGYSEAKVVKILERGRSRVKPRCLYFGKCGGCDWQHVRYSDQVEAKRLIVEENLQKIGKIKKPNIDEVIPSPSPWNYRNRAQIKVKAGRVGFFAKNSHFVVDVDRCPLLKEDIEDIFPKLKELLKELPTQPAEFHVYSSSKDEVLLKIVYQGRFKRFDLPLERLREILKVNLVGYGIYRTNREGYPERLDFFGRDFTYEIVDKFKFRVSADSFFQVNRFQVGNLIDRVARVAMEHQYMLAGDFYCGVGTLTIPVGRYVHRAFGVESNFWAVSDALYNKDINGLRNIQFFCRETEEALKIVKDYSPDLVIVDPPRSGLNERIVRTLAALPRIKKIVYVSCNPSTLARDIAAFHQFGVNMERAKVLDMFPQTYHVETIAVLRKVR from the coding sequence TTGAAACAGAGAGGAAAGCAGTTTAAACTTAGGATAGAGAAGTTAGTTTACGGTGGTAAAGGCCTTGGAAGGTTGAACGGAAAGGCTGTTTTTGTTCCTCAAGTTGCTCCTGGAGACTTAATAGTTGCAGAGGAGACTGTCCAAAAGAGCGGTTACAGTGAAGCAAAAGTGGTAAAAATCCTTGAAAGGGGCAGAAGTAGGGTTAAACCAAGGTGTCTCTACTTTGGAAAGTGTGGAGGATGTGACTGGCAGCACGTAAGGTACAGTGACCAGGTAGAGGCAAAGAGGTTAATAGTTGAGGAGAACTTACAGAAGATAGGTAAGATAAAGAAGCCAAACATTGATGAAGTCATTCCTTCTCCTTCTCCTTGGAACTACAGGAATAGAGCTCAGATAAAGGTAAAAGCAGGTAGAGTTGGCTTCTTTGCTAAGAACTCCCACTTTGTTGTTGATGTAGATAGGTGTCCTCTATTAAAGGAGGATATTGAAGATATATTTCCTAAGCTCAAGGAACTCTTAAAAGAGCTCCCTACTCAGCCAGCAGAGTTTCACGTTTACTCCTCAAGTAAGGATGAAGTCCTCCTAAAGATTGTCTATCAGGGAAGGTTTAAGAGGTTTGATCTTCCCTTGGAGAGGTTGAGAGAAATTTTAAAGGTTAACCTGGTAGGTTACGGTATTTACAGGACCAATAGGGAAGGTTATCCGGAGAGGCTAGATTTCTTTGGAAGGGATTTTACTTACGAGATTGTAGATAAGTTTAAGTTCAGGGTAAGTGCAGACTCCTTCTTCCAGGTTAACAGGTTTCAGGTAGGTAACCTGATAGATAGGGTGGCCCGTGTGGCTATGGAACACCAGTACATGCTTGCAGGGGACTTCTACTGTGGAGTTGGAACTTTAACTATACCTGTTGGTAGGTACGTCCACAGGGCCTTTGGTGTTGAGTCAAACTTTTGGGCTGTGAGTGATGCCCTTTACAATAAGGATATTAACGGTTTAAGGAACATTCAGTTTTTCTGTAGGGAGACTGAAGAGGCCTTAAAGATAGTTAAGGACTACAGCCCCGACCTTGTTATAGTTGACCCTCCAAGGAGCGGCTTAAACGAGAGGATAGTAAGGACCCTTGCAGCTCTTCCAAGGATAAAGAAGATAGTTTATGTTTCTTGTAATCCTTCAACCCTTGCAAGGGACATTGCGGCTTTTCACCAGTTTGGCGTAAATATGGAAAGGGCGAAGGTTTTAGATATGTTTCCCCAAACCTATCACGTTGAGACAATAGCAGTCTTGAGGAAGGTAAGGTGA
- a CDS encoding NAD(+)/NADH kinase, translating into MTGGKRITYKNIGIIANPTKPESAQGIERVLKKLHQYDVSIYIDEESCKLVEKSKCSSYEKVKVVDRLVLPDKVDVILVLGGDGTFLTVAKLVDKKPVPLLGINFGTLGFLTEIPIEKIEECIDKLIAGEFIVENRPVLRVKVVRKNGHILIYRCVNEVAIKRDTLARIIEIDVDADGEYLTTFRGDGVIVATPTGSTAYSLSAGGPILYPTLNAMLLTPICPHTLTMRPLVLKGETCLTVKLKTESENVMVIFDGQEGIELRVGDLIEITRSPYDLLILRDPAKSYFETLREKLKWG; encoded by the coding sequence ATGACAGGAGGAAAAAGAATTACCTATAAGAACATCGGGATAATAGCTAACCCGACAAAACCTGAAAGTGCACAAGGTATAGAAAGGGTACTAAAGAAGCTCCACCAGTACGATGTAAGCATTTACATTGATGAGGAGAGCTGCAAGTTAGTAGAGAAGAGCAAGTGCTCTTCATACGAAAAGGTTAAAGTCGTTGATAGGCTCGTACTTCCCGACAAGGTTGACGTTATACTAGTTCTAGGAGGGGATGGAACTTTTCTTACAGTTGCAAAGCTAGTTGACAAAAAGCCGGTTCCTCTACTTGGGATAAACTTTGGAACTCTAGGCTTTTTAACCGAAATCCCGATAGAAAAGATTGAGGAGTGCATAGATAAGCTAATAGCAGGAGAATTCATAGTTGAAAATAGACCAGTTTTAAGGGTGAAGGTCGTAAGGAAAAACGGGCACATTTTAATCTACAGGTGCGTCAACGAAGTAGCCATAAAGAGGGATACACTAGCTAGAATTATAGAGATTGACGTTGATGCAGACGGGGAGTACCTAACAACATTTAGAGGAGACGGAGTAATAGTTGCGACTCCAACCGGCTCAACTGCTTACTCCCTCTCTGCCGGCGGACCTATCCTTTACCCAACCCTTAACGCAATGCTGTTAACTCCAATATGCCCCCACACACTTACAATGAGGCCACTGGTTTTAAAGGGTGAAACCTGCCTTACCGTAAAGTTGAAGACAGAAAGCGAGAACGTTATGGTCATATTTGACGGACAGGAAGGAATAGAATTAAGGGTAGGGGACTTAATAGAGATAACTCGCTCCCCCTACGACTTACTGATTCTGAGAGACCCAGCAAAGTCTTACTTTGAAACCTTAAGGGAGAAACTAAAATGGGGATAG
- a CDS encoding ATP-binding protein yields MEINLECQICGGSGWIIEEINGRRFAKRCRCQFESFSRTYLSSSGIPARYKSCKFKNYSPQTPYQLRALKFCREFFFLYPFVERGILLYGPPGTGKTHLAAATLRNIIEYKGLKGTFCDFRNLLIELKNSFSSSESTGEILDSVRKAPLLVLDDVGAERNTEWAKEILGEIINYRYTQNLPTIITTNLRFDLYTDDSFSAKFDTRTESRLYDMCKILKVEGDDRRKKNYL; encoded by the coding sequence ATGGAGATTAACTTGGAGTGTCAAATCTGCGGTGGTAGTGGCTGGATTATAGAGGAAATTAACGGAAGGCGATTTGCAAAGAGGTGTAGGTGTCAGTTTGAAAGCTTCAGCAGGACATACCTTTCCTCTTCAGGAATTCCCGCAAGGTACAAGTCCTGTAAGTTCAAAAACTACTCTCCCCAAACACCTTACCAGCTTAGGGCCCTCAAGTTCTGTAGAGAATTCTTCTTCCTCTACCCTTTCGTTGAAAGGGGAATCCTACTTTACGGCCCTCCGGGAACGGGAAAGACCCACTTAGCAGCAGCAACTCTAAGGAACATCATTGAGTATAAAGGCTTAAAGGGAACCTTCTGCGACTTCAGGAACCTCTTAATTGAGTTAAAGAACTCTTTCTCCTCCAGTGAATCAACAGGTGAAATCCTTGACTCAGTTAGAAAAGCTCCATTACTTGTCCTTGACGATGTAGGAGCTGAAAGGAATACAGAGTGGGCAAAGGAAATCTTAGGGGAAATAATTAACTACCGATACACTCAAAACTTACCAACAATAATAACTACAAACTTAAGGTTTGACCTATACACCGACGACTCCTTCTCTGCCAAGTTTGATACGAGAACAGAGTCAAGGCTGTACGACATGTGTAAAATCTTAAAGGTGGAAGGTGATGACAGGAGGAAAAAGAATTACCTATAA
- the mqnC gene encoding cyclic dehypoxanthinyl futalosine synthase, which yields MEVVEKVLSGRRISEEEALKLLKEEDLLTLGQLANFVRNRIHPERVVTFVIDRNINYTNVCICKCRFCAFYRDEGDPDAYVIDRKTLKEKIKETVELGGTAILLQGGLHPKLGIEYYEELLNFIKSEFPNIHVHGFSAPEIVHISKISNLSVEEVIRRLKEAGLGSIPGGGAEILTDRVRDRIAPNKIKTAKWLDVHRTAHKLGLRTTATMMFGSLDNDEDIVEHLRVIRELQDETGGFTAFIPWSYQPDNTELGREIKEKASGERYLRVLAVSRIYLDNFENLQASWVTQGGKMAQVALKFGANDFGSLMIEENVVAAAGVKFRMPLEEIIRLIKDAGYKPVQRDTLYRRLREF from the coding sequence ATGGAGGTTGTTGAAAAGGTCCTTTCAGGGAGAAGGATAAGTGAAGAAGAAGCTTTAAAACTACTGAAAGAAGAAGACCTGTTAACTCTGGGACAGCTTGCAAACTTTGTGAGGAACAGAATTCACCCAGAAAGGGTAGTTACTTTTGTTATAGACAGGAACATTAACTACACGAACGTTTGTATTTGCAAGTGTAGGTTCTGTGCCTTTTACAGGGATGAGGGAGACCCTGATGCTTACGTGATAGATAGGAAGACCTTAAAAGAAAAGATTAAAGAAACTGTGGAGCTTGGAGGAACTGCGATTTTACTTCAAGGGGGTCTTCACCCTAAGCTCGGAATTGAGTACTACGAGGAGCTCTTAAACTTTATTAAAAGTGAATTTCCCAACATTCATGTTCACGGCTTCTCTGCACCTGAGATAGTTCACATATCAAAAATCTCCAACCTATCTGTTGAGGAGGTTATAAGGCGTTTAAAGGAAGCTGGTCTTGGTTCAATACCTGGAGGAGGGGCAGAGATACTTACGGACAGGGTTAGGGACAGAATAGCTCCCAATAAGATTAAGACTGCTAAGTGGCTGGATGTTCATAGAACCGCCCATAAGCTAGGCTTGAGGACAACTGCAACTATGATGTTTGGAAGTTTGGATAATGATGAGGATATCGTTGAGCACTTAAGGGTTATAAGGGAACTTCAGGATGAGACTGGAGGTTTTACAGCTTTTATTCCTTGGAGTTATCAGCCGGACAATACAGAGCTTGGTAGAGAGATTAAGGAAAAGGCAAGTGGAGAGAGGTATTTAAGGGTTCTTGCCGTTTCAAGGATTTACCTTGATAACTTTGAGAATCTTCAGGCTTCATGGGTTACCCAGGGAGGAAAGATGGCTCAGGTGGCCCTCAAGTTTGGGGCAAACGACTTTGGTTCTCTGATGATTGAGGAAAACGTTGTTGCAGCGGCAGGAGTTAAGTTTAGAATGCCGCTGGAAGAGATTATCAGACTCATAAAGGATGCAGGTTATAAACCTGTACAGAGGGACACTCTGTACAGGAGATTAAGGGAGTTTTAA